A stretch of DNA from Erwinia aphidicola:
TCAGGCACCGTATTCCTCAAAATCATTGGCGTTGTGGCAAGGCAGCAAAAGCGTGACAACTCGCTCAATGAGCGAGTTGAACAGCGCCTGCGCTGGCCCGCAGGGTGAGCTTCATCAATGAAGCTCATAATCCCGATGAGCTTACATAAGTAAGTGATTCGGGTGAAGGCTTGCCGCTAACGCCGCCACGGCGTCAAGGATGACGAGGGATTTAATACTCGCGGTCTTCAATCAGACGCTTGCCAAGCAGCAGGCTGTCCTGAGTTTCATAATCCAGCTTTTCGTAAAAGCCCGCTACCGCATCGTTCTCTTCGCGCACCATCACATTGATTTTTGGGCAGCCGCGCGCAATCAGTTTTTTCTCCAGGCGATTAATCAGCGCGTTGGCAAAGCCACGGCCCTGATAATCAGGATGCACGCCGAGATAATAGGCAGAGCCGCGATGTCCGTCGTAGCCGCCCATCAGCGTGCCAACGATCTCGCCCCCCACCACCGCCACCAGGAACAGGTCCGGGTCGTGATTGAGCTTACGCTCGATATCCATTTCCGGGTCATTCCACGGACGTAACAAATCGCAACGCTCCCAAAGGGTGATCACTTCTTCAAAATCATCTTGTCGGAATGCGCGGATTTCCATGGGATATACCTGATGTTAAGGCTAATTTGCTGATTATCACGCTTTCTTCTGCAGGTGCAAGTCTGTTAACGCACCTGAAAGAAAAAAAACGGCTGTTGTGCAATTAGTCTGCTGAAATAACTGGTAAAAACCTGAAATAGTTCCCCCCTCGCTGTCGACGCATTGTTACGATATAACACTAAGCACTTAATGCTTCAGGATCTTCTTATGAAAAAGATTTCTCAGCTGACGCCGCTCACCAGCCGCCGTCAGCTTCTGCTCTCCGGCCTGGCGCTGGCGCTGCTGGCGAACAGACCGGCCCGCGCAAAACAAGAAGAGGCCACGCTGCGGGGCAGTTCAGTTCTGCCGAGGCCGGTTTCTCCACCGCCGCCGCGCGCGAAAAACGCTAAACGTATCGTGATGATTGACCCCGGCCACGGCGGGATTGACTCCGGCGCGGTCGGTCACGAAGGCTCGGAGGAGAAGCACGTGGTGCTGGAGATCGCCAACCATATTCGTCACCTGCTGGGTGACCATCCGCGTATTGAAGTGCGCCTGACGCGCGAAACCGATCGCTTTATTCCGCTCGGCGAGCGCGTGGAGATCGCCCATCAGCACGGTGCTGACCTGTTTATGTCGGTGCACGCCGACGGGTTTACCAGCCCGAGCGCTAACGGCGCCTCGGTCTTCGCCCTCTCAAATCGTGGCGCCAGCAGTACCATGGCACGCTACCTCTCCGAGCGTGAAAACGCGGCAGATGACGTCGGCGGCGTCAAAGTGGCGGCGAAAGATCACTATCTGCAGCAGGTGCTGTTCGACCTGGTGCAGACCGATACCATTAAAAATAGCCTGACCCTCGGCAAGCATGTGCTGAGCCAGATCCGCCCGGTACACCATCTGCACAGCCAGCACACCGAGCAGGCGGCGTTTGCGGTGCTGAAGTCGCCCTCCATCCCGTCAGTGCTGGTGGAAACCTCATTTATCACCAACCCTGACGAGGAGCGCCTGCTCGGCACCACCGCGTTTCGCCAGAAAATTGCCGGGGCGATCGCCGACGGCATCGTCAGCTTTTTTGACGAGTATGATGCGACCAGGCGCACAGGCTGAGCCAAATGGCGTATAATCCGCGCGTCTTTTTGCCACAGGATTTGCTGATGAACACTCCGGATATCGCCCAGGTTAAGCAATTTTTACTCCACCTGCAGGATGAAATTTG
This window harbors:
- a CDS encoding GNAT family acetyltransferase produces the protein MEIRAFRQDDFEEVITLWERCDLLRPWNDPEMDIERKLNHDPDLFLVAVVGGEIVGTLMGGYDGHRGSAYYLGVHPDYQGRGFANALINRLEKKLIARGCPKINVMVREENDAVAGFYEKLDYETQDSLLLGKRLIEDREY
- the amiA gene encoding N-acetylmuramoyl-L-alanine amidase AmiA; translated protein: MKKISQLTPLTSRRQLLLSGLALALLANRPARAKQEEATLRGSSVLPRPVSPPPPRAKNAKRIVMIDPGHGGIDSGAVGHEGSEEKHVVLEIANHIRHLLGDHPRIEVRLTRETDRFIPLGERVEIAHQHGADLFMSVHADGFTSPSANGASVFALSNRGASSTMARYLSERENAADDVGGVKVAAKDHYLQQVLFDLVQTDTIKNSLTLGKHVLSQIRPVHHLHSQHTEQAAFAVLKSPSIPSVLVETSFITNPDEERLLGTTAFRQKIAGAIADGIVSFFDEYDATRRTG